The nucleotide window CATACAAAGGATATTTTAATGAAAGCCCAGCAAGAGGGACATGCAGTCATGATTGCAACGGGTCGTCCTTATCGTGCGAGTGAAATTTATTACCGCGAGCTTGATTTAAAAACACCAATCGTTAATTTTAATGGTGCATTAGTACATCACCCAACGAATAGTGCTTGGCAGCAGCTTCATTCACCGCTTGCAATGAGCGTTGTACACGATGTTGTCGATTCAGTTGATAAATTTGATTATGAAAATTTAATCGCAGAAATAATGGATGATGTTTATTTGCATAATGAAGATGAAAAAATGATGCATATTTTAACGATGGGCAATCCACAAATTACAACAGGTAATTTAAAAACTCATTTATTGGAGGACCCTACTAGCTTACTTATTCAAGCGACAGATCAGCATATTACAACAATTCGTCAGCATTTAGAGGATGTCCACGCTGAATTAATTGAGCACCGCCGCTGGGGGGCACCATTCAATATTATTGAAGTTGTACGCAAAGGGTTAAGTAAAGCGGTTGGCATTTCTCGTATTGCCCATGAAATGCAAATTCCACGCGAGCGCATTATTGCTTTCGGTGATGAGGATAACGATTTAGAAATGATTGATTATGCAGGAATAGGTGTTGCAATGAACAATGGCATTGAACCATTAAAGAACATTGCTAATGAAATTACGCTATCCAATAATGAAGATGGCATCGGGAAGTTTTTAGCACAGCGTTTGAAGCTGTAACTGATGGAACGATGTTAACAACTTCCCTTGGGCTCATTCGTTTAACTATTAATGATGTGGAAGTATAAAGCAAAGCTAGAGAAATCAAAAATTCAATATTCTATTCCTAATTTGAGGGTATTAGATGAAGCTGAAAGGTATGAAGCCATTTCTTTTTATAAAAATAATATAAAGCTGACTATTGATGTTAAAGTTGCATTTCACGAACGAGTTAGGTATCCATTAAAAATGGTATTGAAATTTATGCACGCTTTGCGCTACACATTGGAGTACGTTGGATACATCCTTGTACAGAACAAAATGATATTCAAACATATTTAGTGCTGACCTTTTCACAAACAAAATATTACTTATAATATATTTTTATGTAGTTAAATCAAAACCCCCTCTCTCGCAAATGCAAGAGAGGGGGTTTTAGCCTTACACTAATTATTATTTAATTGGTGCATCAGCAGTTAATTCGATATCTTGAAGTTCCGTTGGGTTAGAATAGTCAATGCTATAATTTTTCACACGTTTATTAACAGGTGAAAGTTCTAAACGGTACATCATTGGAACGATTGGAGCTAATTCAGCAATTTCTTTTTCGAATGCCGCAAACTGTGCCGCACGGTAAGATGCATCGAATGCCTCTGGAGAATCCATGTTCAATAAAGTTTGTTGTAAGCTCTCAGATGTGTAGCGAGAGAAGTTATATTGAGCATTAAGTCCATATGTGCTAATTTGAGATGGGTTAGTACCTACACCCCATGCAGCCATAAAGATATCAATGTTCGGATCATCCGCTTGAACTCGGTCATAGAATGAGTTGAATTCAAGTGTACGGCCATCTGTGAATACTACATTTAAGCCAACTTCTTTCCAGTTTTGTAACCAGAATGCTGCAATTTGCTCAGCTACATCGTCACCTGACATTGTAGCAAATTTAATTTCAAGTGGTTTACCATCTTTATCTTCACGGAAGCCGTCGCCGTCAACATCTTTGAAGCCAGCGTCGTCTAATAATTGGTTTGCTTTTTCAGGATCGTATTTATATCCTTCTAATTCAGGATTGTAATATGATTTAAATACTGGTGGCATGATAGCATTTGCACGCTCACGTAAACCATCATAGAACACTTCTGTTACTTCTTCAACGTTTAATGCATAAGCCATAGCTTGACGTAAGTTTACGTCACCCATTTTAGAGTTTTCTAAATCTGTTACTACAGCTTTAGTTTCTGAATCCCATTTACCTACTTTAAAGCCTAGGTATGAGTAGTAAAGCTCAGGGCGAGCTAAAATATCAATGTTTGTTAAGTTTTCGATTTCTGGATATTGCGCAGAACCGAATGATAATGCTAAGTCATATTCGCCAGCCTCTAAAGCTTTTGCGATAGAAGCAGGTGGTACTACTTTTACGATAACGCCATCTAATTTCGGCTTACCTTTCCAGTAGTGCTCATTTGCTTTGTATTGTACAGACTCACCAGGAACAATGCGATCAATTACGAAAGCACCAAGTGTAACTGGATTTTTACGAACTGCATCATGCTCTACTAAGTCCGCTACAGGAACATCACCAAGGATGTGGCTTGGCTCAGCATATGTCCAAAGACCATCACCACCAGAAGCTAATGCTGGAGAAATCTGTTTCATATGAATTTCTAAAGTTGTTTCATCAATCTTTTTCAGACCAGAAATTGTGTCTGCTGTACCATTATGATACTCTTCAACACCGATAATATTTTTTAGCTCTTCGCCATAACGAACACCTGTATAATCAGCGTGTGCG belongs to Lysinibacillus louembei and includes:
- a CDS encoding Cof-type HAD-IIB family hydrolase; its protein translation is MKQHLIVLDLDGTLLTDQQQISTHTKDILMKAQQEGHAVMIATGRPYRASEIYYRELDLKTPIVNFNGALVHHPTNSAWQQLHSPLAMSVVHDVVDSVDKFDYENLIAEIMDDVYLHNEDEKMMHILTMGNPQITTGNLKTHLLEDPTSLLIQATDQHITTIRQHLEDVHAELIEHRRWGAPFNIIEVVRKGLSKAVGISRIAHEMQIPRERIIAFGDEDNDLEMIDYAGIGVAMNNGIEPLKNIANEITLSNNEDGIGKFLAQRLKL
- a CDS encoding oligopeptide ABC transporter substrate-binding protein, coding for MKKQRWALLAMLFALMFVLAACGGDKNEDASKGTDTNKTDGGTTTNEETNTEQEDGFQLAVENDGTAIEGGTLMVAMQKDSPFQGIFSYALYEDAYDGDLLSFASNSLFKTDGDFLITDEGIASMESKPAEKEGEPSIVTIKIREGVKWSDGEPLKIEDLILPYEIIAHADYTGVRYGEELKNIIGVEEYHNGTADTISGLKKIDETTLEIHMKQISPALASGGDGLWTYAEPSHILGDVPVADLVEHDAVRKNPVTLGAFVIDRIVPGESVQYKANEHYWKGKPKLDGVIVKVVPPASIAKALEAGEYDLALSFGSAQYPEIENLTNIDILARPELYYSYLGFKVGKWDSETKAVVTDLENSKMGDVNLRQAMAYALNVEEVTEVFYDGLRERANAIMPPVFKSYYNPELEGYKYDPEKANQLLDDAGFKDVDGDGFREDKDGKPLEIKFATMSGDDVAEQIAAFWLQNWKEVGLNVVFTDGRTLEFNSFYDRVQADDPNIDIFMAAWGVGTNPSQISTYGLNAQYNFSRYTSESLQQTLLNMDSPEAFDASYRAAQFAAFEKEIAELAPIVPMMYRLELSPVNKRVKNYSIDYSNPTELQDIELTADAPIK